Sequence from the Verrucomicrobiota bacterium genome:
GTGCTTGCCGCTCCAGAAGTAGCCCACCAATTCGGTCTTGCCTTCCTGGCTATAGGGCTTGTCCAGCACGGTGTCATCGGCACTTAACGTGCCGCCTTCCAAAACCAGGAGCGGCCGCCCCTCTTCGAACAAATCCTTGCCGCCGAAGGCCTCCCGATTCAAAAACCGGTTGACCGCATCATGGGCGAACTGGCCGGCCACTTGAGCCAACCGCACGCAGCCCGCACTCTGCGGCTCCGCCAAAAGGAAAGCCGTGTAGTGCTCCAGGGTGCATTTGGCCGTCGAAGGTTTGCTCAGCGTCCGCATAAGGTCAAAAGGCCCAATATGGCCGATAACCACGCCCCCCTCAAGCGTCACGGTGCGTAAGTCCTGTACATTTGGGATGATCCTGATTCGGCATCCGGTTTCAACCGGGAACGAATACCCTCATATACCGAATAACGTCCGTGCGGAGCTAACCAATGGTACGATAGATGGATGGGACAGGGAGGCAGGCTTTTCAGATCAACCCTGCTCCCGTTGTGCAGTTCAACCTGTAAGTCGTAACCGGACGAAGCTTGCATGATGCGAGGAGGTGCCACCACACGGAGGCTCACCGCCGAGAGCGGTTCCAGGATCTGTTCCATCCGGAGGCGACTAAGCATCCTTGGAAGCGGGATGGGCGAGTTCGATGCCACGGCGAACAGGTCCGGTGCAGAACGCATTTCCTGAATCGAAAACTTCCGTCCAAGATTTTCACCGGGCTCATACGGGTTCCCGAACCAGACCAGCACGTGCGGAAAGTGCCTGCTGAGTTCCCGCTTCAAAACCCGAGGAGATTGCTCATTGATATGCATCAACAACTCGTATCGGGTCCGCGGCTCAACCGGAAGGTATGCGCCGATCGCAGCGGCAATTCGTAGTTTTCGCCGGTACTCGTACTGGTAATACCAGGCGTTCGGGTACGTGTGGATGATGAACAGCCCGTATTGCGCGAGATTTTCGCTGACTCGCCGGTAGAGCACGTCCAGTTCAGAAGGCTTCATGTGCTCGATGAGGTCCGAGGCCACGGCAACATTGTAGGGGCCATTCATCCCAGCCTGGTTAACGTCATTGCACTCGAGCGAGATCGATGATGAGATCGCCGGGTTTCTTGCCAGAGCCTCGCTGGCGATTTCGATCGCGTCTTTGGAGTAGTCGATCGCATCGACGGCAAACCCCCGGCGCGCAAGTTCCAGGCTCAGTTCACCCCGGCCGCATCCAAGGTCCAGCGCCTTCCCCGCGGGGCCGACGCCGCATAGTCTCGCCACCGCTTCCAAACGCGCGCCTTCAAGCGTCGCACCGCGGGTGCGTTTAAATTCCTCATACCCTTCGCAATCCAGCAAGTAATAGTCCTTGGTGTAGACGTTGCGCAGGGCCATGCTCGATTCGGCCGGCTGCAGGCCGGCAAACGGGCCGGCTTCCCTCATTTTGATCAGGAGTTCACCGGCGTAACCCGGGATCACTTCGTAAAATTCGATGAGGTCACGGTAACGAAACAGAAATTCGGACGCCCCAAGAAAGTTCTGCCTCGACCAGAAGTAGCCGTCTACCAGCACATAGGAGCCCTGGCCAGATGCGAGCCTGAGGTCATGCATCGTCCCCTGCCCATCCTGTTGCCCGTCGATGTGAATCAAGTCGTAGCGGTCACCAGGGAATCTATCCATTTTCGTGGAATCCCCGACGATGAAGTCGGCCCGGTACCCTTTAGCAACGTGACGAGCCCACCCGATTGCTCCCACCGAGCCGCCGAAGGTTGCCGAATCGAGATCTATGCCAACGTACCGGGCCGAGGGACTAGCGTCCAAAAACGCCAGCATCGAATACCCGAACCGGACGCCGATCTCGAGGATGCTCCGTGGCTGAAGTACCCGCGCGATCGCCCATTTGAGCCGGTAATACGGGATCCATTCCGGGAACAGGTGCCTGAGTGGATCATCCGGATACGCATTTTTCCGGAAATCGTATGCAGATTCGGTCGCTGCCTTGAGTATCTCTTCGATCATCGAATACATACTTTGTAAAACGCATGCTCAAAACGTCCAATATGGCCGAGAACTACGCCCCCTCAAGCGTCACGGTGCGTAAGTTCTCTGAAACGTTGGGGTTGACAGGACTGAAAAAGAACTGAATAGCGCCTTCGCGGGCGGTGGTTGCGAAGGCCGGCATGACGATCGTTTGGCGGGCGAACGCATCAGTCTACCTGCCGATGAACCAGGGAATGACGGTCATCGCGGTCTGGAGGAGAGCGATTTATGGAAGCGCTAAGTCGAATGAAGTCGAAGATGAATGAAGTCAATTACGTCGAAAATATTTCCCAGGTTCTAAAGGTACCGTTGGATGAAGTCCATAGCTACCTTCTGGGGAAACCTTTCACGGATTCACGTCGAGGTTGGTACCTGATGGACGTTGCTCAAATCTTGAAGTTGCTCCCGTCTCCTCCGGCCAGACTTTTGGATTTAGGCATCGGTTCGGGATGGACATCTAAGATTTTTGCGCAATCCGGATATTCTGTGGTTGGCCTTGATATAGCCCCAGCCATGATCGACCTGGCGGTGATCAATTGTCGAGAACTGGCGAATGTGGATCTCTACGTTTGTGACTACGAAGCGGAAATTAGCCACGGCAAGTTTGGCTGCGCAGTCATCTATGACGCGTTGCATCACTCAACCGATGAAGACAGGCTCCTCAAAAACATCTATGACTCGCTGGAGGATGGTGGTGTCCTTATCACGGCTGAACCGGGATGCGGCCATTCAAAGACCCCCGAGGCGGTCGCCGCCGTCAGAGACTACGGAACCACCGAAAGAGACATGGAATTCAGTCTTCAGAAGGCGGTAATGAAGAGGGCAGGGTTTTCACAAGTCAGGCAGTTTCATCGGCTTAGTGAGTTGCCATTGGAGGATGTAAGTACGGAAGCGGGTAGCGCCCTGCAGTTGCAGCACTATGAAGCGCTGGATTTCAGTACGAAAAAGGGAGGGTTCACAAGTTTGGTTGTTGCGATCAAGTAGACGGTCCAGGCGTGAAAAGGCGCGGGTCCGAGAAAAACGCTTGCAAAGCAGCGATTTTCAAGTGCGGCCATTGCTCCTCTCCGCGTACCTGCTACAAACTTCGCGTTTTGCGGTGGATCGCCCCGGGATGCAGTAGCAAGCTGGATTGAGTGGGTTCGGTCAACGCAGCGCTCAGTCGCAACGAGCGTGCTCCCTGATGAGCCGATAAAGCTGGAGCACCTTGCGAGCGGTTGCCTCCCAGCTGAAATACAGGGCATGGTTTACTCCCTTTTCAGAAAGGGCCAGCTGGAGACCTGGGGACCGCTCAAGAGCCAGCATGTGGCTCGCCAGCTCCGTTGCGTCGCTCCGTTCGCACCAGAGAACGGCATCGCCACCGACTTCAGGCAGACTGGTGTTGCGGGTGCTGATCACCGGGCAGCCCTGGCTCATGGCTTCAATGAGCGGGAGTCCGAATCCCTCGTAATGGCTCGTAAACAGGAGGGCAAAACTTTCACGGTACAATTTCTGAAGGCGCTCCTCGTCGACGTAGCCTTCGTAACGGACCATCCCCTCTTTCTTGAGGGATTTGATCCGCGCCCGGGTACCTTCCGACTTCCAACCGGTGCCCCCGGCAATGGCCAGGGGTCGTCGAACGTGCGATTGCTGCCAATAAAGCTCAATCGCGTCCAGCAGAAGGTCGTAGTTCTTTCGTGGCTCAATCGAGCCTACGGCAAGCCAGGGGCCGGTCACGGCTCGCGCCCTGGACCGCTCCAAGGGGGGGAACCGCGACGCAAGCAACGCCACGACAGTTTGAATGCCGCGACGCTCACAAACTCCAGGAAACAACCGTTCGAACTCGAGCCGGGAATATTCCGAGATAAACACCAAACCCGCCGCCCGGTTGAGGGCGTCCAGCGTGCCCTTCTGGCAAACC
This genomic interval carries:
- a CDS encoding glycosyltransferase family 4 protein, whose amino-acid sequence is MKIAFDVAQTCSPKAGCGWVADLLARALVEVAPEHRFLLLHHFGTWLNPEIKAGTHIHAANVEEPMARYSVAEAREFWAEVAGGRRTLPGEPDIVHANCFQAPVAGPARLVYTVYDVSFWVCPEFTTEVNRLVCQKGTLDALNRAAGLVFISEYSRLEFERLFPGVCERRGIQTVVALLASRFPPLERSRARAVTGPWLAVGSIEPRKNYDLLLDAIELYWQQSHVRRPLAIAGGTGWKSEGTRARIKSLKKEGMVRYEGYVDEERLQKLYRESFALLFTSHYEGFGLPLIEAMSQGCPVISTRNTSLPEVGGDAVLWCERSDATELASHMLALERSPGLQLALSEKGVNHALYFSWEATARKVLQLYRLIREHARCD
- a CDS encoding methyltransferase domain-containing protein, translated to MNEVNYVENISQVLKVPLDEVHSYLLGKPFTDSRRGWYLMDVAQILKLLPSPPARLLDLGIGSGWTSKIFAQSGYSVVGLDIAPAMIDLAVINCRELANVDLYVCDYEAEISHGKFGCAVIYDALHHSTDEDRLLKNIYDSLEDGGVLITAEPGCGHSKTPEAVAAVRDYGTTERDMEFSLQKAVMKRAGFSQVRQFHRLSELPLEDVSTEAGSALQLQHYEALDFSTKKGGFTSLVVAIK
- a CDS encoding methyltransferase domain-containing protein — protein: MIEEILKAATESAYDFRKNAYPDDPLRHLFPEWIPYYRLKWAIARVLQPRSILEIGVRFGYSMLAFLDASPSARYVGIDLDSATFGGSVGAIGWARHVAKGYRADFIVGDSTKMDRFPGDRYDLIHIDGQQDGQGTMHDLRLASGQGSYVLVDGYFWSRQNFLGASEFLFRYRDLIEFYEVIPGYAGELLIKMREAGPFAGLQPAESSMALRNVYTKDYYLLDCEGYEEFKRTRGATLEGARLEAVARLCGVGPAGKALDLGCGRGELSLELARRGFAVDAIDYSKDAIEIASEALARNPAISSSISLECNDVNQAGMNGPYNVAVASDLIEHMKPSELDVLYRRVSENLAQYGLFIIHTYPNAWYYQYEYRRKLRIAAAIGAYLPVEPRTRYELLMHINEQSPRVLKRELSRHFPHVLVWFGNPYEPGENLGRKFSIQEMRSAPDLFAVASNSPIPLPRMLSRLRMEQILEPLSAVSLRVVAPPRIMQASSGYDLQVELHNGSRVDLKSLPPCPIHLSYHWLAPHGRYSVYEGIRSRLKPDAESGSSQMYRTYAP